The genomic stretch GAGCCAAGGTCTTCCAGCGTCTGATTCCAGAACGACACGGCTTCATCGACGAGCTTCAGACGAGGGTCGCCTTCGGCACCGATGACCACGATCTTTGGGCTGTGACGCCACGGCACACCGAACTGTGCGTGAGCGGGCGCTGTGGTAACGCTCGCGATGATCATCGAGACGCACGCCAAGGTCGATTTCATGGTCGCTGCTCCTGCTGGTAGCGCGAGGGTGCGGCACCCGCACAGGTTCGCTCGGTGGGGGAGGAAGTCAAGGAGAGCAATTGTGCCGTGCGTGGGCGACTCAACACGAACGGTCTCAGAGAAACGCCGGGCGATTCAACTGTGACCAGCGTCGGAAATCGAGCGTGGCGTGGCACCCAGCGCGAAGGTTGTACCTAGCCCAGCAAAAAGATAACGATCACCAAATGCTTTCTTGAGTGCGGTGAAAGTCGGCTCGCCAGTGCAGTGGCCAGGTGCGATGAAGGCCACTTTGAAAGTATCGCGCAGAGTCGCGACGATCTTCTCGATTTCCTGGTCGTTGGATACCACCATATGGAAACCGCCAGCTAGGAAGTGGATTCGTGGGTTGATCGCGGCCGCGGCTGCGACGATGTTGTCGATGCCCGGATGCGAGCAGCCCACCACGATCACTATGCCGTCGGGCGTGTTGATCGCGAGCGACAGCTCGCGCAACTCTAGCGTCCCCGGTTTGTCCGAGACCAGCGCGATCAGATGGATGCCGGGGGCAACCTCCGTGGTCTTGTCGATCAACTCGAAGTTGACGCCGGGCCAGGCGGCTCCGAACCGCATCACTGCGGGTGGCGCGCCGTCGTAGTAGCGTTGCTCAGGGGGCAGAGAGGCATCCTTGCGATAGAAGGTGCTCGGCAGGTCGCTGCCATACACGCCGAAACCCTCCTTGGGCGCGTAGATCTTCACCTTGGGATTCACACTCAGGACATAGGCCATGCCTCCCATGTGATCGCCATGGCGGTGGGACATGACGACGAAGTCGAGCTTGGATAGATCGATGCCTTTTGCCTTCGCGTTCTGGGCCAGGATGTCGGAGTTGTTGCCTGTGTCGAAGAGGATGCGCTTGCCACCATATTCGATGAGTGCGGCATACCCCCAGTCCTTCTGCATGGCGGAAGACTTGCCGAAGGCGTCGTAGAGAATGGTGATCTGCGCCTTGGTCGAGTCGCCGCCCGCCGCAGCCGGTGGCGAGCTCGTCGTTGCGAATCCGGCGAGAAGCATGGCCAGTGGTGCAAGCCCAAAGCAGCTCGCTAGCCCGCGCACCCCGCGGCGAGCCGCTTGCCTTCGCCTCAGCATTGTTAGACCGTCAGCGCGTTTCACTTCGAGCCCGAGGGAACGATATCGACCTTCACTACCGAGTCGAACGCGATGGCCTTGTCGTCTTTGACCGCCGGTTGATATTTCCACTTGGACACTCCGCCG from Candidatus Polarisedimenticolaceae bacterium encodes the following:
- a CDS encoding MBL fold metallo-hydrolase; translation: MLLAGFATTSSPPAAAGGDSTKAQITILYDAFGKSSAMQKDWGYAALIEYGGKRILFDTGNNSDILAQNAKAKGIDLSKLDFVVMSHRHGDHMGGMAYVLSVNPKVKIYAPKEGFGVYGSDLPSTFYRKDASLPPEQRYYDGAPPAVMRFGAAWPGVNFELIDKTTEVAPGIHLIALVSDKPGTLELRELSLAINTPDGIVIVVGCSHPGIDNIVAAAAAINPRIHFLAGGFHMVVSNDQEIEKIVATLRDTFKVAFIAPGHCTGEPTFTALKKAFGDRYLFAGLGTTFALGATPRSISDAGHS